In Candidatus Defluviibacterium haderslevense, the following are encoded in one genomic region:
- a CDS encoding TIGR03862 family flavoprotein — protein sequence MKKSIAIIGGGAAGLMLASCLDESQFDITIYEQNNTLGRKFLVAGDGGLNLTHSESLASFLTKYHPNGFMDECISAFPNSSLVQWLQELGIETYIGSSARIFPQRGIKPIQVLMTIIEHIKSKNISIQCNHTWMSWNEDMQLVFQTKVQQLVLTFDIIIFSLGGASWKKTGSNGLWSKRFEEKNIKIIPFQASNCAFGIHWPADFLKIAEGQSLKNIAIHCEQKSIKGELMITKFGLEGGAIYALSQEIRNQLNTHDEAKIYIDLKPQLPFDQIEWSLKHRGNQSIQKILITKIKCSSESIALLKNTLSKEEFINPTLLAHSIKHLPLTIYALAPIDEAISTVGGVALNEVTSNFELKKLSHHYVIGEMLDWDAPTGGYLLQASLSMGYFLAQHLNATEKK from the coding sequence ATGAAAAAATCAATTGCAATTATTGGAGGAGGTGCAGCCGGATTAATGTTAGCATCATGCCTGGATGAATCTCAGTTTGATATTACAATTTATGAGCAAAATAATACATTAGGAAGAAAATTTTTAGTAGCCGGAGATGGTGGACTCAATTTGACCCATTCAGAATCGTTAGCATCCTTCCTTACAAAATATCATCCTAACGGTTTTATGGATGAATGCATCTCTGCTTTTCCAAATTCTTCATTAGTACAATGGCTCCAAGAACTTGGCATAGAAACATATATTGGAAGCAGTGCAAGGATTTTTCCTCAAAGGGGAATAAAACCTATACAGGTACTCATGACCATCATAGAGCATATCAAATCAAAAAATATATCCATACAATGTAATCACACATGGATGAGTTGGAATGAAGACATGCAATTGGTTTTTCAAACTAAAGTGCAACAGCTAGTCCTTACATTTGATATCATTATCTTTAGCTTAGGTGGTGCAAGTTGGAAGAAAACAGGCTCCAATGGGTTGTGGTCAAAACGATTTGAAGAGAAAAATATTAAAATAATTCCATTTCAAGCTTCGAATTGTGCCTTTGGAATTCACTGGCCTGCTGATTTTTTAAAAATAGCTGAAGGTCAATCACTCAAAAATATTGCAATACATTGTGAACAAAAATCCATTAAGGGGGAACTGATGATTACCAAGTTTGGATTGGAGGGCGGTGCTATTTATGCTTTAAGTCAAGAGATTCGAAATCAATTAAATACTCATGACGAAGCTAAAATATATATTGACCTGAAACCCCAATTACCTTTTGATCAGATTGAATGGTCTTTAAAACATAGGGGTAATCAATCCATCCAAAAAATATTGATCACAAAAATAAAATGTAGTTCTGAAAGCATTGCGCTATTAAAAAATACTTTATCTAAAGAAGAATTTATTAATCCAACCCTACTCGCTCATAGCATAAAACATTTACCTCTGACTATTTATGCATTAGCTCCTATAGATGAAGCCATTTCTACTGTAGGTGGTGTCGCATTGAATGAAGTCACTTCAAATTTTGAATTAAAAAAATTAAGCCATCATTATGTTATAGGAGAAATGCTGGATTGGGATGCACCAACCGGAGGATATTTATTACAGGCATCTTTGAGTATGGGATATTTCTTAGCTCAACATTTAAATGCTACAGAAAAAAAATAA
- a CDS encoding DUF1415 domain-containing protein, translated as MINQEQTIINQTINWIKQVVIGCNFCPFAAKALSIKNNIRFNVVFANNNVSIDELILSELKYLSEHEDIETSFTLFPDSYESFEDFLDFVEESEIILEEEGYEGIIQIASFHPQYCFEGSNDEDPANYTNRSIYPMLHFLREDSIEKIRLHYDDLESIPERNIQYAQEKGLNYMSLLRAACIQQS; from the coding sequence ATGATAAATCAAGAACAAACGATCATTAATCAAACTATAAACTGGATCAAACAGGTGGTTATTGGTTGCAACTTTTGTCCCTTTGCCGCCAAGGCATTGAGTATAAAAAATAATATACGATTCAATGTAGTATTTGCGAATAATAATGTTTCAATAGATGAACTTATTTTATCTGAACTTAAATACCTCAGTGAACATGAAGATATTGAAACGAGTTTTACATTATTCCCGGATTCTTATGAATCATTTGAAGACTTTTTAGATTTCGTAGAAGAATCTGAAATCATTTTAGAAGAAGAAGGATATGAAGGCATCATACAAATAGCAAGTTTTCATCCACAATATTGCTTTGAAGGTTCTAATGACGAAGATCCTGCGAATTATACCAATAGATCAATATATCCTATGTTACATTTCTTACGTGAAGATAGTATTGAAAAAATACGACTTCATTATGATGATCTGGAATCAATACCTGAAAGAAACATCCAATATGCCCAAGAAAAAGGTTTGAATTATATGTCATTGCTTCGTGCAGCTTGTATACAACAATCATAA
- a CDS encoding DEAD/DEAH box helicase gives MNTFEELNLNQSLRKALNDLGYTVPTSIQSKAFSVVMSGSDVIGIAQTGTGKTLAYLLPCLRLWNFTKDIHPQILIIVPTRELVAQVEQEIQKLSTYMTIRICGVYGGTNIKNQAKIIQEGIDIIVGTPGRLLDLVLNGHLKLKSIKRLIIDEVDEMLDLGFRPQLIRVFDLLPNKRQNLMFSATLTYDVEQLILTYFSNTIKIEAAPSGTPLEKIILQGYKVPNFNTKINVLEYLLKKEEFKKTLIFTRTKALADQVFEKLNLLFPNQIGIIHSNKEQNYRFKSVEDFKQGITTALIATDIIARGIDIEGVSHVINFDIPDLPELYIHRIGRTGRADKDGIAISFITEKDEPLHDEIETFIQKAVRIIPLPEVINISDILTDDELPNTGTREIQIKRPKIDLTSSAFHEKSDKNKKTNHKIRRNEKMMKKYGKPITRGQKKKKSS, from the coding sequence ATGAACACGTTTGAAGAATTAAATTTAAATCAGTCTTTAAGAAAAGCTTTAAACGACTTGGGCTATACGGTTCCAACAAGCATTCAATCTAAGGCTTTTTCAGTAGTGATGTCCGGAAGTGATGTAATAGGAATCGCACAAACAGGTACCGGTAAAACCCTAGCCTATTTATTACCTTGTCTTCGACTTTGGAATTTCACAAAGGATATACATCCTCAAATACTTATTATTGTACCTACCAGAGAACTGGTCGCACAAGTAGAACAAGAAATACAAAAATTAAGTACTTATATGACCATAAGAATCTGTGGAGTCTACGGAGGTACTAATATTAAAAATCAAGCTAAAATAATTCAGGAAGGTATTGACATTATTGTTGGAACACCAGGCAGATTATTGGATTTAGTATTAAATGGCCATTTGAAATTAAAATCTATAAAAAGATTAATCATAGATGAAGTGGATGAAATGTTGGATTTAGGTTTTCGACCACAACTGATTCGGGTATTTGATTTATTACCTAATAAGCGACAAAATCTTATGTTCTCGGCTACACTAACCTATGATGTAGAACAATTAATTCTTACCTACTTTTCGAACACTATAAAAATTGAAGCAGCTCCTTCCGGTACTCCTCTAGAAAAAATCATTTTACAAGGATACAAGGTGCCTAATTTCAATACAAAAATAAATGTACTAGAGTATTTATTGAAAAAAGAAGAATTTAAGAAAACACTCATTTTCACAAGAACAAAAGCTTTGGCAGACCAGGTTTTTGAAAAATTAAATCTTTTGTTTCCTAATCAAATTGGCATTATCCATTCTAATAAAGAACAAAATTATCGTTTTAAATCAGTAGAAGATTTTAAACAAGGAATTACGACTGCATTAATTGCTACTGACATCATTGCCCGTGGTATTGATATAGAAGGGGTTTCACACGTTATCAACTTTGATATACCCGATTTGCCTGAACTCTATATCCACAGAATTGGTCGAACAGGAAGGGCCGACAAAGATGGTATTGCCATCAGTTTTATTACAGAAAAAGATGAACCATTGCACGATGAAATAGAAACATTTATTCAAAAAGCAGTAAGGATAATTCCGCTTCCTGAAGTTATCAATATTTCAGATATTCTAACAGATGATGAGCTACCAAATACCGGCACACGAGAAATACAAATTAAAAGACCCAAAATAGATTTAACTTCATCCGCATTCCATGAAAAATCTGATAAAAACAAAAAAACAAATCACAAAATCAGAAGGAACGAAAAAATGATGAAAAAATATGGTAAACCCATAACCCGAGGTCAAAAGAAAAAGAAATCCTCATGA
- a CDS encoding GntR family transcriptional regulator gives MLTIGIHHTLQVLRKTTVGLYLGNGIDEVLLPNKYVPNSIELGASIRVFVYLDSSERVIATTLEPLIKLNTFALLKVAQTNDIGAFLYWGLEKHLFVPFNEQATKMIEGQDYVVYCYLDELTDRLIASSKINKFTSNQELTVKKFDEVDLLVTHISDIGVNVIINQCHRGLIYHDELFQPLHIGEQLKGTIKLIRPDHKIDVSIQAIGYKNIEPNAKFLLECLNQQNGFIGLHDNSPAEEIHAALNMSKKNFKKAVGSLFKQKVILLKENGIQLITKETNN, from the coding sequence ATGTTAACTATTGGAATACATCATACCTTACAGGTACTTCGAAAGACAACTGTTGGTTTATACCTTGGAAACGGAATTGACGAAGTATTATTACCCAATAAATACGTTCCCAATTCCATTGAATTAGGGGCATCAATCCGGGTATTTGTATATTTGGATTCAAGTGAACGTGTCATTGCTACTACTTTAGAACCTTTAATTAAATTAAATACGTTCGCATTGCTCAAAGTAGCACAAACCAATGATATTGGAGCCTTTTTATACTGGGGATTGGAAAAACACTTATTTGTTCCCTTTAATGAACAAGCTACTAAAATGATTGAAGGGCAAGATTATGTGGTCTATTGCTATTTAGATGAACTCACAGATCGACTAATCGCGTCAAGTAAAATTAATAAATTTACATCCAATCAGGAATTGACTGTTAAAAAGTTTGATGAAGTGGATCTTCTGGTCACTCATATTTCTGATATCGGCGTGAATGTCATTATTAATCAATGTCACAGGGGATTAATATATCATGATGAACTCTTTCAGCCCTTACACATTGGTGAACAGTTGAAAGGCACTATAAAATTAATTCGTCCGGATCATAAAATTGACGTTTCCATACAAGCAATAGGCTATAAAAATATTGAGCCAAATGCAAAATTCTTACTTGAATGTCTAAACCAACAAAATGGTTTTATCGGATTACATGACAATAGTCCTGCCGAAGAAATACATGCAGCACTTAATATGAGTAAAAAGAATTTTAAAAAAGCAGTAGGCTCATTATTCAAACAAAAAGTTATATTACTTAAAGAAAATGGAATTCAATTAATTACTAAAGAGACCAATAATTAA
- a CDS encoding LptF/LptG family permease produces MIRIKQLDRMLIKGYVGPFLASFFIALFVLVMQTLWLYIDDIIGKGAGILVIFEFLGYLSVSLIPMALPIGVLLAGVFLFGNLGERHELSSMKSSGISLIRIMIPLMLFAGLIALSSWVCSDFVIPKSNLKFLSRLHDLKRQKPTLSLEEGVFNDDFYGYVIRIEKKGSDGKSITNILIDDHNSSAGNGSKATIVAKTGIMYVTTGNKFLVMELYDGEIYQTPDRPSNNRTSFPFIRTRFDHLTKVFGLEEFNLERTDEDLFKNNQRMQNSKQLRVEIDTIDREISKTVSPVFDHVSTWRKVEQLTPVSVDDKAVTSAQKRNLNFEKFRNSLEESFTKRDQLDSLIQNFEHLDSNQISTIAVKAKNTLKNQIDRKGGFTENQKSLLKKKAKFSYELYIKYSFGLICFIFIFIGAPLGAIVRKGGYGYPLILCIFVFVCYILLNTFCKRLSESLSIDPNIAAWIPCIVMIPPCLMLTWSAQRDRNIFTDVYMLLSKLFQRKRN; encoded by the coding sequence ATGATTCGGATTAAGCAATTGGATAGAATGTTAATTAAAGGTTATGTCGGACCTTTCTTGGCTTCTTTTTTTATTGCTTTATTTGTGTTGGTCATGCAGACCTTATGGCTCTATATCGACGATATCATAGGAAAGGGGGCTGGTATTTTAGTAATTTTTGAATTTCTGGGTTATCTGTCTGTATCATTAATACCAATGGCACTTCCAATAGGTGTGTTATTGGCCGGTGTTTTTTTATTTGGAAATTTGGGAGAACGCCATGAATTATCCAGTATGAAATCGTCAGGAATTTCATTGATACGTATTATGATTCCATTAATGCTTTTTGCAGGGTTGATTGCTTTGAGTTCATGGGTTTGTTCTGATTTCGTTATTCCTAAATCCAATCTAAAATTTTTAAGTAGACTTCACGATCTTAAAAGACAGAAACCTACTTTAAGCTTAGAGGAAGGTGTATTTAACGATGATTTTTATGGATACGTCATTAGGATTGAGAAGAAGGGTAGTGATGGTAAGTCAATTACCAATATTTTAATTGATGATCACAATAGTTCTGCTGGTAATGGCTCTAAAGCGACAATTGTAGCCAAGACAGGAATCATGTACGTTACTACTGGAAATAAATTTTTAGTCATGGAACTTTATGATGGTGAAATTTACCAAACACCTGATAGACCATCCAATAACAGGACTTCCTTTCCATTCATTCGGACCCGTTTCGATCATTTGACCAAAGTCTTTGGCCTTGAAGAATTTAATTTGGAACGTACAGATGAGGATTTATTCAAGAATAATCAACGGATGCAGAATTCCAAGCAATTGCGTGTTGAGATTGATACGATTGATAGAGAAATTTCCAAAACAGTTAGTCCTGTTTTTGACCATGTGAGTACATGGAGAAAAGTAGAACAACTTACTCCGGTTTCTGTTGATGATAAAGCAGTAACTAGTGCACAAAAGAGAAATTTGAATTTTGAAAAATTTAGAAATAGTCTGGAAGAGAGTTTTACAAAAAGAGACCAATTGGATTCTTTGATTCAAAATTTCGAACATCTAGATTCTAATCAAATATCCACCATCGCGGTTAAGGCTAAAAATACATTGAAAAATCAGATCGACCGAAAAGGTGGATTCACGGAGAATCAAAAATCATTACTTAAGAAAAAGGCAAAATTTTCTTATGAATTATACATTAAGTATTCTTTTGGTTTGATTTGTTTTATTTTTATTTTCATAGGTGCACCGCTGGGTGCGATAGTGCGAAAGGGTGGATATGGATATCCTCTCATTTTATGTATATTTGTATTCGTCTGTTATATTTTGTTGAATACTTTTTGTAAACGTTTATCTGAAAGCTTAAGTATAGATCCTAATATAGCTGCCTGGATACCTTGTATTGTTATGATTCCACCTTGTCTAATGTTGACCTGGTCTGCTCAAAGAGATCGAAATATTTTTACCGATGTTTATATGTTATTGAGTAAATTATTTCAAAGAAAACGAAATTAA
- the xseB gene encoding exodeoxyribonuclease VII small subunit, protein MAKSKIKLNYQEAFDMLNAIAERLEKGEIAIEEISSEIIKAKELMLYCETILRDIEKEISLDNK, encoded by the coding sequence ATGGCAAAATCAAAAATCAAACTAAATTATCAAGAAGCCTTTGACATGTTAAATGCCATAGCGGAACGACTTGAAAAAGGTGAAATTGCTATTGAAGAAATATCATCTGAAATTATTAAAGCGAAGGAGTTAATGTTATATTGTGAAACGATACTTAGAGATATTGAAAAAGAAATATCACTGGATAATAAATAG